Below is a genomic region from Rouxiella chamberiensis.
AGGAAGCAATGACGACCAATTCACGGGTTTTGGCATCTAGGCCGGGTCGCGCAAGAATTCCCCCATTGCCCATTCAATCGATATATCCGTAAAGTCAGGACATATATCTGCCATATCTTTTCGTAAATCTTCTCCAGCACCATTGCCATATAGTTCATCAAAGAGTGCCATCCCGCGTCTACGAAGCTCTGGGTTAATATTCATGTTAATGTCCACTGTTAAGAAAAAATCTATTAAAGCCTACTAACACTTTTTGATAAACAGCGATATATTTTAATCTTTAACAAGTTTAACTTGGTAATCATGAATAAACTGGACAGTATGGCAGTATTTGCCCGTGTAGTGGAGCGGGGTAGTTTTAGCGCGGTTGCCGAAGAAATGAGGCTAAGCGGAACAATGATAGGGCTACACATAAAAGCGCTGGAAGAACACCTTGGCGTTCGTCTTTTAAACAGAACGACTCGCCGTCAGAGTCTGACCGATTTTGGACATGAGTATTATCAAAATTGCCGTCGAATTTTAGCAGATATTGAAGATGCCGAATCAGCTGCACTAACTTTGCACCAGAGTCCACGTGGAAAACTGAGAGTAGCCTGCCCCGTGTCATTTGGGGCTCATGCGCTTTCGCCCGCTTCTTCTAAATTTCTTATCACCTGGCCAGACATGAAATTAGATTTAGTGCTCAGTGATAAAGCGATGGATATGGCTGAAGAAGGCATTGACGTCATGATAAAAGTTGGTGAGTTGGAGCATGTTAATTCGTTGGTTGCTCGCCCTTTGGCGCCTTATCGCTCGGTTATCTGTGCTTCGCCTGCTTATATCAAAGAAGCGGGTCAACCTGTAACCCCCGATGAATTAACCCATCATCGTTGTCTAGGATTCGCACACCCTATAGCCGGGAGTGAATGGACATTGCAACGAAAAGGTAAACTCATCCAGATACCGGTAAATATTATTATGTCTGTGAATAGTGGTGAAGCATTACGAAATGCAGCATTAAATGGGCTGGGGATTATCATGCAAC
It encodes:
- a CDS encoding LysR family transcriptional regulator produces the protein MNKLDSMAVFARVVERGSFSAVAEEMRLSGTMIGLHIKALEEHLGVRLLNRTTRRQSLTDFGHEYYQNCRRILADIEDAESAALTLHQSPRGKLRVACPVSFGAHALSPASSKFLITWPDMKLDLVLSDKAMDMAEEGIDVMIKVGELEHVNSLVARPLAPYRSVICASPAYIKEAGQPVTPDELTHHRCLGFAHPIAGSEWTLQRKGKLIQIPVNIIMSVNSGEALRNAALNGLGIIMQPEILLAEDLRKGKLIPLFSDYPPVAKPVHILTFADRQQLPKIRLYVDFLIQHFKETLCWTSWV